From Passer domesticus isolate bPasDom1 chromosome 5, bPasDom1.hap1, whole genome shotgun sequence, the proteins below share one genomic window:
- the LOC135300693 gene encoding LOW QUALITY PROTEIN: BPI fold-containing family C protein-like (The sequence of the model RefSeq protein was modified relative to this genomic sequence to represent the inferred CDS: inserted 1 base in 1 codon), whose amino-acid sequence MALMAYCATTAVMPEKRKSSKDQGEIAVSISELLIAVIFKVSRDSTGHXSTLLHSCQLSIDSAKVKLSGGSSWIYSFLSGYLYKPIHTKLNKNLCLNIKYKIQLMDALLRKHRVLSQTDTFAQVDYFLVSSPAVFKSHINLDLKGIVYPVGNHTDPPFMPVLFALPNQDDSILYLGVSNYFLKSASLPHYRAGAFNITISKELDSTFNLNISLFRHFISEIAWSYTAVGPVLLRLVAISPPAVSLNAGRCVLQITACVEVFAVLPNSTTQYIFAGNLTASTRAKLTISKQKLIISLLLKRFQFSLLHSSLGFPDKSLVENFLSYALQRILIPVINKLGKVFPLLNFTHINLTGPVTKINQGHLVICTGVHYHLEGEEDLHSHC is encoded by the exons ATGGCTCTAATGGCT TATTGTGCCACCACTGCAGTAATGcctgagaaaagaaaatccag CAAAGACCAAGGAGAAATTGCTGTGTCCATATCAGAACTGCTTATTGCAGTTATCTTCAAAGTGTCACGGGACAGCACAGGCC TGTCCACATTGCtacacagctgccagctgagcatTGATAGTGCTAAAGTCAAGTTAAGTGGAGGATCTAG CTGGATCTACAGCTTTCTATCTGGTTATCTTTATAAGCCCATTCATACCAAATTGAATAAAAAT CTATGCCTAAATATCAAATACAAAATCCAATTGATGGATGCCCTGCTTAGAAAACACAGGG TTTTAAGCCAGACTGACACCTTTGCACAAGTAGACTATTTCCTAGTTAGTTCTCCAGCAGTCTTCAAATCACACATTAACTTGGATTTGAAA GGCATAGTCTATCCAGTAGGAAATCATACAGACCCTCCCTTTATGCCAGTTCTATTTGCTCTCCCAAACCAGGATGATTCCATTCTATATCTGGGAGTCTCCAATTATTTTCTTAAGTCTGCTTCACTGCCTCACTACAGAGCAGGGGCCTTTAACATCACTATCTCCAAAGAG CTTGATAGTACTTTTAATCTAAACATTTCCCTATTCAGACATTTTATTTCTGAG ATTGCTTGGAGTTACACAGCAGtgggcccagtgctgctgaggCTGGTGGCTATATCACCTCCTGCAGTCAGTTTAAATGCAGGCAGATGTGTCCTACAGATCACTGCCTGCGTAGAAGTGTTTGCTGTTCTGCCAAATTCAACCACCCAGTACATCTTTGCAGGGAATCTA acaGCCAGTACCAGAGCCAAATTGACTATAAGCAAACAGAAGTTGATTATCTCATTACTTCTGAAGAG GTTCCAGTTCTCCCTGCTGCACTCCAGTCTTGGCTTCCCTGAC AAGTCACTGGTGGAGAATTTTCTGTCTTATGCTTTACAGAGAATACTGATTCCAGTAATCA ATAAATTAGGGAAAGTATTTCCTCTTCTTAATTTCACCCACATTAACCTGACTGGACCTGTAACAAAAATTAATCAG gGTCATCTGGTTATTTGCACTGGTGTTCACTATCACCTGGAGGGTGAGGAGGACcttcacagccactgctga
- the LOC135300690 gene encoding BPI fold-containing family C protein-like encodes MKMLKICCSLLLLSLLSGQLSASPGLKVRITQKGLEYAKEVGLEILKQNMEKEHFPDLTGHEKFGLGNVKYNISRIHVTAVELPSASISLLPGSGIKLVIGNASLTIDMNWNIRTWMFKDGGRGTVHISKVFVTAIFSTPLDNAGPTSIALTSCQTTSGDVDIKLNGKTGFLHNFFIKYLKKPIHRSLVTNSCPNIRAGIQLIDGDLQSPNAVMQIDDLAEIDYSLSGLPAVFQPFIDLDIKGIVFPAGNYTDSPYVAASFTIPDQRDSMLYLAFSEYFFQTSSFAYYTAGAFNMTIGEETCSYFNINTEIFSSIIPEVAKYSITPYPVMLKLMSTEIPIISLQQDSFTVEIQGSVEVLAILPDSTTRSLFTLNIAANTSISLNIFDQKMVGSLCLNRIQFSLAHSNVGTFEVLLLENILSYILQTEVIPSANAKLSKGFPLPNLANVTFTRPHITIVQGYVLISTDVHYKHERRRETTC; translated from the exons ATGAAGATGCTGAAGATTTGCTGTTCCCTCCTCCTCTTAAGTTTGCTTAGTGGACAACTGAGTGCCAGTCCTGGACTCAAAGTGAGGATCACCCAGAAAGGGCTGGAGTATG CCAAGGAGGTTGGGCTGGAAATCCTGAAGCAGAATATGGAGAAGGAGCATTTCCCTGATTTGACTGGCCATGAGAAATTTGGGCTTGGTAATGTCAAATACAACATATCAAG GATACATGTTACTGCTGTTGAATTACCCAGTGCTTCCATCTCCCTCCTTCCAGGGTCTGGGATAAAACTGGTGATTGGAAACGCTTCTCTAACCATCGATATGAACTGGAACATAAGGACCTGGATGTT CAAAGACGGTGGAAGAGGCACAGTGCACATTTCAAAAGTGTTTGTTACCGCAATCTTTTCAACGCCCCTGGACAACGCAGGCCCCACTTCAATAGCCCTCACCAGCTGCCAAACAACTTCTGGAGATGTAGATATCAAGCTGAATGGGAAAACTGG CTTCCTGCATAACTTCTTTATCAAGTATCTGAAGAAACCCATTCACAGGAGCTTGGTCACTAAT TCATGTCCCAATATCAGAGCTGGGATCCAGTTGATAGATGGAGACCTGCAATCACCGAATG CTGTAATGCAGATTGATGATTTGGCTGAAATAGACTACTCCTTAAGTGGCTTGCCAGCAGTATTCCAGCCATTCATTGACCTGGACATAAAG GGCATAGTCTTCCCAGCTGGAAACTACACTGACTCTCCCTACGTGGCAGCTTCCTTCACAATCCCAGACCAAAGGGACTCCATGCTGTACCTTGCCTTCTCTGAGTATTTCTTTCAGACCTCCTCATTTGCTTACTACACTGCAGGGGCCTTCAACATGACCATTGGAGAGGAG actTGCAGCTATTTTAATATAAACACAGAGATATTTAGCAGTATCATCCCTGAG GTAGCTAAATATTCAATTACACCCTACCCAGTGATGTTGAAGCTAATGTCTACTGAAATCCCTATCATCAGCTTACAGCAGGATTCCTTCACAGTAGAGATTCAGGGCTCTGTGGAGGTGTTGGCCATTCTGCCAGACTCAACCACCCGGTCTCTGTTCACACTGAACATA GCAGCCAACACCAGCATTTCTCTGAATATATTTGATCAGAAAATGGTGGGCTCACTATGTTTGAACAG GATCCAGTTCTCCCTAGCCCACTCCAATGTTGGCACTTTTGAG GTCTTGCTTCTGGAGAACATTCTATCTTACATTTTACAGACTGAAGTAATTCCATCAGCTAATG ctaaacTGTCAAAAGGATTCCCTCTTCCCAATCTGGCTAATGTTACCTTCACAAGACCTCACATTACAATTGTACAG GGATATGTACTGATTTCAACTGATGTCCACTACAAACATGAAAGGAGAAGAGAGACCACGTGTTAA